One genomic segment of Brassica napus cultivar Da-Ae chromosome A3, Da-Ae, whole genome shotgun sequence includes these proteins:
- the LOC106420147 gene encoding DDT domain-containing protein PTM-like, translating into MELVGKVVRKEIEGVGLCSGTVRSRDDSSGFFEIVYENGATEVLESAEVAALVMDLRGNVDLNRGPVETLGMDLNRGFDVTTGLDLNLNEGLGLVDVSIDYEEDCGGKKRGFIDLNMDASCDLEREGGFDLNLEVNSKDGGDIVQETNMQVENGFEEAGECKEVHVAEVSSVQLLEEIEKKNGVSLQDVNTPNSNGAEREHDAKTVEMSNEYTSGRRKRRKGLENPEFTSQPRLRRSARRLSARFPVSSTVSACLADEVSPSPSVSSLTDEKAWIVDEKPEDMSVLPPKPQLPPSSHILNLDGLPVLNVFTAYSCLRSFSTLLFLSPFELKDFVEALRCMSPSLLLDSIHVSVLQLLRKRLKQLVNEGDRSASACLRSLDWDTLDVVNYPLFVVEYLLFSWSEDKPGVDLTRFNYLRNEYFRQPMNLKIEILSRLCDDMTDAEVVRSELDKRSFAAESEMETDRKTSSEVRRRKRTMTELADDLSLNDEVIDFSFDRNSDYCCLCKIDGNLLCCDGCPAAYHSKCVGVASDLLPEGDWYCPECAFDRLVPGLKPEKQIRGAEFIDIDPHGRRYYSSCGYLLVIDTDGPGSVNYYHVNDVILVLEQLKSCGSFYLGVINAIKKHWNIPAGLKRTISGVNSQMSVCLEKSAKGMISSIDGSKASLPSPEKQPTSGVKKRLEETSSNGGPHNHCHRTRRKVLNSATGLDVHSLSSEGSAETVQNGLGVVMKEPNLNIHASSHDLARINTRKGIKQNVQSETGYRNQYIFAQMTTAISEELARKSVSRTNDMRSDEEITSTQVKTILMKTTKFQWRNIQDLYLDAWKEKCGWCHSCKSEDAGSETDCLFNMSLGALRSPSETEDANSQSIDKKSHLMAIICQMLSMESRLQGLLVGPWLNPQHSRIWREHILSASSISSLRHLLVELEANLHHRVLSLQWLNHVDSSVEMGSSRYIIASASKTAKRRGTLLESGVNPTAKKNGALAMCWWRGGRISRELFNWKVLPRSLVSKAARQGGSMNIPGILYPENSEPAKRSRRVAWEAAVDSSTTTEQLGFQVRTLHSYINWDDIENSHLLPASDKESKKSARLFKKAIVRRKCVEEETVKYLLDFGKRRNIPDVVLKNGRMIEESSSERKKFWLNESYVPLHLLKGFEEKKTVRKASKPGGSFRHSEIDRVRKMSSERKGFSYLFERAERPEASLCEQCKKDVLLSDAACCHICKGLFHKKHIRKADKEGNYICLACRSEVLAKEQPIVRRRGRPPGSFRKKIGVQTQKRKKVIVPARKSVRLKKTKKTSLAEKISVRSKNRKKVVANKPLRRSGRRPKHVIRLQDESPVPGGSKKRKLETKRGRGRPKKVKQEIPVRNKRTERSFSYWLDGLRLSRKPDDERVSKFSRDGCSKPLENSDSDQVQRQCRLCGSMDSESGSTFIACELCEKWYHGDACGINEKNSSMVIGFRCHLCREKPSPTCPHERSTTSPVPS; encoded by the exons ATTTGGAGAGGGAGGGAGGATTTGATTTGAACCTGGAGGTTAACAGCAAGGATGGAGGTGATATAGTTCAAGAAACCAACATGCAGGTTGAAAATGGTTTCGAGGAGGCTGGAGAATGTAAAGAAGTTCATGTTGCTGAAGTATCCAGCGTTCAGCTTCTGGAGGAGATAGAGAAGAAGAACGGTGTTTCCCTGCAGGATGTCAATACTCCCAATTCTAATGGAGCTGAGCGGGAGCATGATGCTAAGACTGTTGAAATGTCGAATGAATACACAAGTGGTAggaggaaaagaagaaaaggcTTGGAGAATCCAGAATTCACGAGTCAGCCTCGGTTGAGAAGAAGCGCTCGTAGACTGTCAGCTCGATTCCCTGTCAGCAGCACTGTTTCAGCTTGCTTAGCTGATGAAGTATCACCTTCTCCGTCAGTTAGTAGTCTGACAGACGAGAAAGCTTGGATCGTTGATGAAAAACCTGAGGATATGTCTGTGCTTCCGCCGAAGCCACAGTTACCTCCATCCTCGcatattttgaatttagatGGTCTTCCCGTACTTAATGTCTTCACTGCTTACTCGTGCCTGAGGTCCTTCAGCACTTTGCTGTTTCTGAGTCCCTTTGAGTTGAAGGATTTTGTGGAAGCGCTGAGGTGCATGTCTCCTAGTCTATTACTTGATAGCATCCATGTTTCGGTCTTGCAACTATTAAGAAAACGTTTGAAACAACTCGTTAATGAAGGTGACCGATCTGCGTCTGCTTGCCTGAG GAGTCTTGATTGGGATACGTTAGATGTGGTTAATTATCCCCTTTTTGTGGTCGAATACCTGCTGTTTTCTTGGTCTGAGGACAAACCCGGAGTGGATCTAACTCGATTTAACTATTTGAGAAATGAGTATTTCAGACAGCCCATGAATCTAAAAATTGAGATACTTAGCCGTTTGTGTGATGATATGACCGATGCTGAAGTTGTGAGATCAGAGCTTGATAAAAGATCTTTTGCAGCTGAGTCTGAAATGGAAACTGACAGGAAGACAAGTTCAGAAGTGAGACGCAGAAAGCGAACTATGACGGAGCTGGCAGATGATCTTTCTTTGAACGATGAGGTCATTGATTTCTCGTTTGACCGGAACAGTGACTACTGTTGTCTTTGCAAAATTGATGGGAACTTGCTTTGCTGTGATGGTTGTCCGGCTGCCTATCATTCTAAGTGTGTCGGTGTTGCCAGTGACCTTTTGCCTGAGGGTGACTGGTACTGTCCTGAATGTGCATTCGATCGGCTTGTACCAGGATTAAAGCCTGAAAAGCAAATTCGAGGAGCAGAGTTTATAGATATTGATCCCCATGGCCGAAGATACTACAGCAGTTGTGGCTACTTATTGgt AATCGATACAGACGGCCCAGGCTCAGTGAACTACTACCATGTGAATGATGTGATCCTTGTATTGGAGCAGCTCAAGTCATGCGGTAGTTTCTATCTTGGCGTAATCAATGCAATTAAAAAGCACTGGAATATCCCTGCTGGGCTGAAAAGGACCATCAGCGGTGTGAATTCACAAATGTCCGTATGCTTGGAGAAGTCAGCCAAAGGAATGATTTCTTCTATTGATGGGTCTAAGGCTTCTTTACCATCTCCAGAAAAACAGCCAACGTCTGGAGTTAAGAAAAGGCTGGAGGAAACATCTAGCAATGGAGGTCCACATAATCATTGTCATAGGACTCGTCGGAAAGTATTAAATTCAGCTACTGGACTAGATGTCCATAGTTTGAGTTCCGAAGGCTCTGCTGAAACTGTACAAAATGGATTGGGTGTCGTCATGAAGGAGCCAAATTTGAATATCCATGCATCGTCCCATGATTTGGCTAGAATAAACACAAGGAAAGGAATTAAACAGAATGTGCAGAGCGAAACAGGCTACCGAAACCAGTACATATTTGCTCAGATGACTACAGCAATTTCTGAAGAGCTGGCGCGTAAGTCAGTTAGCCGTACCAATGATATGCGATCTGATGAAGAGATAACTTCTACCCAGGTGAAGACTATATTGATGAAGACCACTAAATTTCAATGGCGAAACATCCAAGACCTCTACCTAGATGCATGGAAAGAAAAATGTGGATGGTGTCATTCTTGCAAATCTGAGGATGCCGGGAGTGAGACAGATTGTTTGTTTAACATGAGTCTCGGGGCTTTACGGAGTCCTTCGGAAACTGAAGATGCTAACAGTCAATCCATTGATAAGAAAAGTCATCTTATGGCTATCATTTGCCAGATGTTATCCATGGAAAGTCGATTGCAAGGTCTTTTGGTTGGTCCATGGTTGAATCCACAGCACTCCAGAATTTGGCGTGAACACATTCTGAGCGCATCAAGTATATCAAGTTTGAGACATTTATTAGTTGAA TTAGAGGCAAATTTGCATCATCGTGTTCTTTCACTTCAGTGGCTAAACCATGTCGATTCTTCCGTAGAAATGGGCTCCTCTAGATATATCATTGCTTCGGCATCAAAGACTGCTAAAAGGCGGGGGACATTGTTGGAGTCGGGTGTTAACCCTACTGCAAAGAAAAATGGTGCACTGGCCATGTGCTGGTGGAGAGGCGGCCGAATTTCACGGGAACTATTCAACTGGAAGGTTTTACCTCGCTCTTTGGTCTCGAAGGCTGCTAGAcaag GTGGAAGTATGAATATTCCAGGAATACTGTATCCTGAGAATTCAGAGCCCGCTAAGAGAAGCCGACGTGTTGCCTGGGAAGCTGCTGTTGACTCATCTACGACTACAGAGCAGCTCGGTTTTCAG GTGAGGACACTCCATTCTTACATAAACTGGGATGATATCGAAAACAGTCATCTTCTTCCTGCATCAGACAAAGAGTCCAAAAAATCTGCCAGGCTGTTCAAAAAAGCAATTGTCCGTAGGAAGTGCGTAGAGGAAGAAACTGTGAAATATCTCCTTGACTTCGGTAAGAGGAGAAATATTCCGGATGTTGTGTTGAAGAATGGTCGCATGATTGAAGAATCCTcgagtgaaagaaaaaaattctggCTGAATGAATCATATGTGCCTTTACATCTTCTGAAAGgatttgaagagaaaaaaactgTACGTAAAGCTAGTAAGCCAGGAGGCTCCTTCAGACACTCTGAGATAGACAGAGTACGGAAAATGTCCTCAGAGAGAAAAGGATTCTCATACCTATTTGAAAGGGCAGAAAGACCTGAGGCCTCTTTGTGTGAGCAATGTAAGAAAGATGTGCTTTTGAG TGATGCTGCGTGCTGCCACATCTGCAAAG GATTATTTCACAAAAAGCATATCAGGAAAGCGGATAAAGAAGGCAACTACATCTGTCTCGCATGCAGAAGTGAAGTGCTAGCAAAAGAACAACCCATCGTACGTAGAAGAGGACGGCCCCCAGGGAGTTTCCGTAAAAAAATTGGAGTTCAGACGCAAAAACGTAAAAAGGTCATCGTACCTGCTCGCAAATCAGTTCGGCTAAAGAAGACTAAAAAAACGTCACTGGCAGAGAAAATCTCTGTTAGGTCAAAGAATCGTAAAAAGGTTGTTGCAAACAAACCATTGCGACGTTCGGGCAGGAGACCGAAGCATGTTATTCGGCTGCAGGATGAAAGTCCAGTTCCTGGAGGGAGTAAGAAACGGAAACTGGAAACCAAAAGAGGCAGAGGCAGGCCTAAGAAAGTAAAACAAGAGATCCCCGTAAGAAATAAGAGAACAGAAAGGAGCTTCAGCTATTGGTTGGATGGACTTCGCTTATCAAGAAAGCCCGATGATGAACGCGTCAGTAAGTTCTCGAGAGATGGATGTTCTAAACCTTTGGAGAACTCGGATTCTGATCAAGTTCAACGTCAGTGTCGTTTATGCGGCTCGATGGACTCTGAATCCGGATCAACATTCATCGCTTGCGAACTCTGTGAAA AATGGTACCATGGAGATGCATGTGGGATTAACGAGAAGAATTCAAGTATGGTGATTGGATTCCGGTGTCATCTATGTCGAGAAAAGCCTTCTCCTACCTGTCCACATGAGAGATCTACTACATCCCCTGTCCCATCCTAA
- the LOC106420101 gene encoding wax ester synthase/diacylglycerol acyltransferase 7-like, with product MRKERMREEEEEPLSPMARVFQSRGIDYCAVTMIGFKTKIKPGVVLDALKHNVYKHPRFSSKLSSDGAKWIETEVNVKDHVVVPYIDPEEIGEDGEGFIDNYTSRLTMNPMDRSRPLWDIHILNVKTSDAEAVGVVRTHHTLGDGTSMVSLLLSCTHKTSDHNRVSTTIPSLKRRGRYKNKGWFLRSMFTIGSTMTLIWNTIVDMLLLFATLLFLKDTKTHIKGGADVGSNPKRFYHRTISLDEIKLIKNAMNMTINDVLVGITQASLSSYLSQHTKNEEDGALIPYPNNLPGGIRFRAGCTVNLRSEKGLKPLADMMVKDSKCRWGNYFSYIVLPFSIGLQSDPLVYLKLSKSMMDRKKHSYHAHLAYMMIKICQNLLGAKVAAKLFNRTVINTTTSLSNVIGPMEEISFDGNPITYIATSGYGHSQALLMHFMSYAGKMTITLAVDPTIIPDPHKICDDMEQSLKEMKAALWERGLL from the exons ATGAGGAAAGAGAGAATgagagaggaggaagaggagccCCTCAGCCCGATGGCTCGCGTATTCCAGTCGCGAGGCATAGACTACTGTGCCGTCACCATGATAGGGTTCAAAACCAAGATCAAACCTGGCGTCGTCCTTGATGCCTTGAAGCATAATGTCTACAAGCATCCTCGTTTCTCCAGCAAACTG TCTAGTGATGGTGCAAAATGGATCGAGACGGAAGTCAATGTAAAAGACCATGTAGTTGTACCATACATAGATCCAGAAGAGATAGGTGAAGATGGGGAAGGCTTCATAGATAACTATACTTCACGTCTAACGATGAATCCTATGGATAGATCAAGACCATTATGGGACATTCACATCCTTAACGTCAAAACCTCAGATGCTGAAGCAGTCGGTGTTGTAAGAACTCATCATACGTTGGGAGATGGAACGTCCATGGTGTCCCTCTTGCTCTCATGCACACATAAAACATCAGACCACAACAGAGTTTCAACTACTATTCCATCGTTGAAACGGCGTGGAAGATACAAAAACAAAGGCTGGTTCTTAAGGTCGATGTTCACCATTGGATCTACAATGACGCTGATTTGGAATACAATTGTGGATATGTTGCTACTTTTTGCTACTTTGTTGTTTTTGAAGGATACAAAAACACATATCAAAGGCGGCGCAGATGTTGGGAGTAATCCAAAGAGGTTTTATCATAGAACTATATCTTTGGATGAGATTAAACTTATAAAGAACGCTATGAATATG ACTATCAACGATGTTCTGGTTGGAATTACACAAGCCTCTCTTTCTAGCTACTTGAGCCAAC ACACTAAGAATGAGGAGGATGGAGCATTGATACCGTATCCGAACAACCTTCCAGGTGGAATACGATTTCGTGCAGGTTGCACGGTAAATCTGAGGTCAGAAAAAGGGTTGAAG CCTTTGGCAGATATGATGGTCAAAGATTCAAAATGCAGATGGGGCAATTACTTCAGCTATATTGTTTTGCCCTTCTCCATCGGTTTACAATCTGATCCATTGGTTTATCTAAAGTTATCCAAATCCATGATGGATCGAAAGAAGCATTCTTATCATGCCCATCTAGCGTATATGATGATTAAAATCTGCCAAAATTTGTTAGGAGCTAAG GTAGCAGCAAAACTGTTCAATAGAACAGTGATCAACACAACAACAAGTCTTTCGAACGTTATTGGTCCCATGGAAGAAATCAGTTTCGATGGCAATCCAATCACTTACATTGCTACAAGCGGTTACGGACACTCACAA GCATTATTGATGCATTTCATGAGTTATGCTGGGAAGATGACAATCACGTTAGCGGTTGATCCTACAATCATACCTGATCCTCACAAGATATGTGATGATATGGAACAGTCATTGAAAGAGATGAAAGCTGCTCTATGGGAAAGAGGGTTACTCTAA
- the LOC106419840 gene encoding THUMP domain-containing protein 1, translating to MTTGDQSKKRKQRYLPQNRPAKKKGAYPLKPGVQGFFISCDGGREHQASQEAINVIDSFFEELVHGTGLKVNSSGMLENPVNKKVTFSYSDDEDENEEDGEGDNGDEEGNKGDGDKTELSEGGNDQVNEKEVASEVKQLAETKTAKEEEDEVNDQNGVEEPPRKKTCTEEASETTKVRENTEKSIDKLIDAELKELGDKSKRRFMKLDPGCNGIAFIQMKRRDGDPSPKDIVQHGLTSAAATKKHMSRFILRLVPIEVSCYPSEEEISRAIKPLVEQYFPVETDNPRKFAVLYGARANTGVDRMKIINTVAKSVPAPHKVDLSNPEMSIVVEIVKTVCLIGVVEKYKELAKYNLRQLTSTK from the exons ATGACTACCGGCGACCAGAGCAAGAAGAGAAAACAGCGTTATCTCCCTCAAAAT AGACCAGCGAAGAAGAAGGGAGCTTACCCTTTGAAGCCAGGTGTACAAGGTTTCTTCATCTCGTGCGATGGCGGGCGCGAACAccaagcttctcaggaagctATTAACGTCATAGATTCC TTTTTTGAGGAGCTAGTGCATGGAACTGGCTTGAAAGTAAACTCTTCTGGGATGCTGGAGAACCCAGTAAACAAAAAGGTTACATTTTCCTATAGCGATGATGAGGATGAAAATGAGGAGGACGGTGAGGGTGATAATGGTGACGAAGAGGGAAACAAAGGGGATGGAGATAAGACTGAATTGAGTGAAGGCGGTAATGATCAAGTGAATGAGAAAGAAGTAGCAAGTGAAGTCAAACAGTTGGCAGAAACTAAGACTGcaaaggaggaagaagatgaagtgaaCGATCAAAACGGTGTCGAAGAGCCTCCAAGAAAGAAGACGTGTACGGAAGAAGCAAGTGAAACAACAAAAGTAAGGGAAAATACAGAGAAGTCTATTGATAAGCTGATTGATGCTGAACTAAAAGAGCTTGGAGACAAGAGTAAG AGACGATTTATGAAGTTAGACCCTGGTTGCAACGGTATTGCCTTCATCCAAATGAAAAGGAGAGATGGTGACCCAAGTCCTAAAGATATTGTACAGCATGGATTGACTTCTGCTGCTGCAACTAAAAAGCATATGTCAAG GTTCATCCTAAGACTTGTGCCAATTGAAGTGTCGTGTTATCCTTCAGAGGAAGAGATCTCAAGAGCCATCAAGCCTCTTGTAGAACAGTATTTTCCCGTTGAGACTGATAACCCCCGGAaa TTTGCTGTGTTGTATGGAGCGCGTGCAAACACAGGCGTTGATAGGATGAAGATAATAAACACCGTGGCCAAATCTGTACCTGCCCCTCACAAAGTTGATTTGAGCAATCCAGAGATGTCCATCGTGGTTGAAATTGTTAAG ACAGTATGCTTAATTGGGGTGGTGGAGAAGTACAAGGAGCTGGCAAAGTACAATCTCAGGCAGCTCACATCGACCAAGTGA